The sequence GTGGACCCGGTGAAAGAGATCACGGCCACGCGCGAGGCTCTGGACCTGAAACTCTGCACGCACAGCGAAGTAATCGCCGAACGCGGGCAGGATTTGGACGAGGTGTGGGACCAGATCGAGCGCGAGCAGCAGCGCCTTCGGAAGATGGAAAGCGGCACAGAGGAACGCGATGACAACAGCAATGAATGAACTTTTTCAGCAGCAGATTTGGGCCATTGACGGCGACGCCTTGGCATCCGTGTGTGCAGAGCTGGGCGCGGCGGAGGCATCGGGAAGCCTCTTCCGCGCTCCTGAACCTGCGCCTCGCTATGAGACCCGGCAGGGCGTGGCGATCATCAACGCGGTGGGCACGCTCAGCAAGCGCGGCGGCTGGTGGTCTCGTGGATACGAGGCCATTCAGCAGGACATTGCGCAGGCGCTGGATGACCCGAAGGTGAGCAGCATTTTGCTGAATGTGGATAGCCCGGGCGGCGGCGTGGACGGCGTGAAAGTCCTAGCCGACTGGATCAGATCGGCTCGCGAAAAGAAGCCCATGTGCGCCTATGCCGACGGCAACGCTCTTTCAGCTGCGTACTGGATAGCAGCTGCCACAGGCCGAATTTATGCGCCTCAGACCGCGCGCCTTGGCTCCATTGGCATCGTCATGCAGCACGTGGACTGGTCCAAAAGTATCGAGCGAAAGGGCGCGAACGTCACGTACATCCATTCAGGGAAATACAAGGTTGTTGGCAACTCGGAAAATCCGCTCTCCGCCGATGATTTGGCCTATTTGCAGGCCGGTTGTGACGCCACATATCAGCTCTTCACGCAGGACGTGGCCGAGAGCATGAGTCTCGACGCCAGCAGCTCCGAAAGCTGGGCTGACGGGAAAATCTTTCTTGCAGGGGACGCGCTCGAAAAAGGGCTTCTGACGGGCATCACAGCCGGGCGCGACGAACTCATAGAACTTTTAGCCAAGGAAACACCCATGAACAGGGCAGAACTCGAAAAGAAATATCCGGACGCCTTTGCCGAGGTGACGCGCGAGGCTGAGGCCACGCTTGCGGCGAGTACGGAAAAGCTCCGCGAGGAGCTGATGCACAGTGCCGCGGGTTTGGTGAAGGCCGTGGCCGGGGACGCCGTGGCAGCGCAGTTTTCCGCGCTTGCCAAGGCCGGGATTACTGACGCGCAGCTCGAAGCTTTGCGCCCACTTTTGGCACAGCCTGAGAGCCAGCCAAAAGCAGAGCAGGCGCAGGCGGATGCAAGCTCTCGACAGCAGATTTTAACCGCTATTACTGACAATTCCGCCAAGCCCTTGGCCCACGCCGAACCGCAAAAAGATGAGGCACAGCTCAAGGCCGAGGCCATGCAGGAAAGCATCGCGCGAATGAGCGCGCTTCCAAGGAGTTAAAATGCACGTTCAGTCCTATCAGGCCCCGAATTTCGTCGGGGCACACCCCGCAGTCATGAAAAACAAAACGCTCGCATCCACGGGCACAGAGCATCGGCTCCTGGCTGGAACGGT comes from Desulfobaculum bizertense DSM 18034 and encodes:
- a CDS encoding S49 family peptidase, which codes for MTTAMNELFQQQIWAIDGDALASVCAELGAAEASGSLFRAPEPAPRYETRQGVAIINAVGTLSKRGGWWSRGYEAIQQDIAQALDDPKVSSILLNVDSPGGGVDGVKVLADWIRSAREKKPMCAYADGNALSAAYWIAAATGRIYAPQTARLGSIGIVMQHVDWSKSIERKGANVTYIHSGKYKVVGNSENPLSADDLAYLQAGCDATYQLFTQDVAESMSLDASSSESWADGKIFLAGDALEKGLLTGITAGRDELIELLAKETPMNRAELEKKYPDAFAEVTREAEATLAASTEKLREELMHSAAGLVKAVAGDAVAAQFSALAKAGITDAQLEALRPLLAQPESQPKAEQAQADASSRQQILTAITDNSAKPLAHAEPQKDEAQLKAEAMQESIARMSALPRS